One Ostrinia nubilalis chromosome 6, ilOstNubi1.1, whole genome shotgun sequence genomic region harbors:
- the LOC135073015 gene encoding juvenile hormone esterase-like, whose translation MVQVKVTEGILDGEKVSSEICGTYYSFKGIPYAAPPVGNLRFKAPQPPIPWTGIRSAKELGGICYQFNFLKRVREKGSEDCLYLNIYTPNINPTKLMPVMIWIHGGAFCCGSGDDDLYGPEFLIRNGIVLVTINYRLEILGFLCLDTEDIPGNAGIKDQVAAMRWVKKNILNFGGDPENITIFGQSSGAACVTYHCVSPMTKGLFKRAIAQSGCMMNPWAQSYRPRERAIALARHLGCTSQDDKELYEFFKSQPVENLAEIQVCLMMREKDPDKYETQFTVVSEKKFPDLEVFFTGDIIEALKTDIHDGVELLLGYNEDEGTVNVIAVLDVDKMVHHANSFIEYLVPRPFSLYCSVHDQIDIGRTVKEHYLQNRRVTTKHLDAISKNPTPDIGLGITWRQFKAETQNYMEIGQTLTRRTMPDRDEQLFWGELFKKYLPQMLLPGDRE comes from the exons ATGGTCCAAGTAAAAGTGACTGAAGGAATTCTTGATGGAGAGAAAGTTTCCAGCGAAATATGTGGGACCTATTACAGTTTTAAAGGGATTCCTTATGCTGCTCCTCCGGTGGGAAATTTGAGGTTtaag GCTCCGCAACCACCTATCCCATGGACCGGTATCCGAAGTGCCAAAGAACTAGGTGGTATTTGCTATCAATTTAACTTCTTGAAACGAGTGCGGGAGAAGGGTAGCGAAGATTGCCTTTACCTTAACATTTATACTCCTAATATAAACCCAACAAAACTCATGCCAGTAATGATTTGGATCCATGGAGGCGCCTTTTGTTGCGGCAGTGGCGATGATGACCTTTATGGTCCTGAATTCCTCATCCGTAATGGAATCGTCCTAGTGACCATAAACTACAGACTGGAAATCCTTGGATTCCTCTGCCTAGACACCGAAGATATTCCCGGTAACGCTGGCATAAAAGATCAAGTAGCCGCCATGAGATGGGTTAAAAAGAACATCTTGAATTTCGGAGGTGATCCAGAAAATATCACCATTTTTGGACAAAGCTCTGGGGCGGCTTGTGTAACGTATCACTGTGTATCACCAATGACAAAAGGGCTGTTCAAAAGGGCTATAGCTCAGAGTGGGTGTATGATGAATCCTTGGGCTCAGAGCTATAGACCACGTGAAAGAGCTATTGCTCTAGCTAGACACCTGGGATGTACTTCACAAGACGACAAAGAACTATACGAATTCTTCAAATCCCAACCGGTTGAAAATTTGGCAGAGATTCAAGTATGTTTAATGATGCGCGAAAAGGATCCAGATAAATATGAAACTCAATTTACAGTGGtcagtgaaaaaaaatttcCAGACCTAGAGGTATTTTTTACTGGTGATATTATAGAAGCACTCAAGACTGATATACATGATGGAGTTGAATTGCTTCTAGGCTACAATGAAGATGAAGGGACAGTGAATGTTATTGCTGTCCTCGATGTTGATAAAATGGTTCATCATGCCAACAGCTTTATCGAATACTTAGTCCCTAGACCTTTCTCTTTATATTGTAGTGTTCACGATCAGATAGATATTGGAAGGACGGTGAAAGagcattatttacaaaatagacgagtaacaacaaaacatttagacGCAATATCGAA AAACCCAACTCCCGACATTGGCCTTGGTATCACCTGGAGGCAGTTCAAAGCTGAAACCCAAAACTACATGGAGATTGGCCAGACCCTGACAAGGCGCACGATGCCGGATAGAGACGAGCAACTGTTTTGGGGAGAACTCTTCAAGAAGTACTTACCACAGATGCTATTACCGGGAGATAGagaataa